The following are encoded in a window of Kitasatospora fiedleri genomic DNA:
- a CDS encoding ArsA family ATPase, which produces MTGLDIDTLIDDPETRIVVCCGSGGVGKTTTAAAIGLRAAERGRRVVVLTIDPARRLAQSMGLSELDNTPRVVKGTRGEGELQAMMLDMKRTFDEVVLAHAEPERARAIMENPFYQSLSAGFAGTQEYMAMEKLGQLRAEDRWDLIVVDTPPSRSALDFLDAPSRLGSFLDGRVIRLLTAPAKVGGRSAMKFLNVGVGLISGTLGKIFGAQLLTDIQTFVSATDSMFGGFRERADRTYQLLKAEGTAFLVVAAPERDALREAAYFVDRLAADEMPLAGLVLNRVHSTGAPQLTAERALAAAEALEENGTPHATVAAETLAAGLLRLHAERMQVMTRERRTRNRFASVYPDVPIVEVAALPGDVHDLDGLRAVGELLGTPTEQPAEAPAGPREPTG; this is translated from the coding sequence ATGACCGGGCTGGACATCGACACCCTGATCGACGACCCGGAGACCCGGATCGTGGTCTGCTGCGGCTCCGGCGGCGTCGGCAAGACCACCACCGCCGCGGCGATCGGCCTGCGCGCCGCCGAGCGCGGGCGACGCGTCGTGGTGCTGACCATCGACCCGGCCCGCCGGCTGGCCCAGTCGATGGGCCTGAGCGAGCTGGACAACACCCCGCGGGTGGTCAAGGGCACCCGCGGCGAGGGCGAGCTCCAGGCCATGATGTTGGACATGAAGCGGACCTTCGACGAGGTCGTGCTGGCCCACGCGGAGCCCGAACGCGCCAGGGCGATCATGGAGAACCCGTTCTACCAGTCGCTGTCGGCCGGTTTCGCGGGCACCCAGGAGTACATGGCGATGGAGAAGCTCGGCCAGCTCCGGGCCGAGGACCGCTGGGACCTGATCGTCGTCGACACCCCGCCGTCGCGCTCCGCGCTGGACTTCCTGGACGCCCCGAGCCGGCTCGGCTCCTTCCTGGACGGCCGGGTGATCCGGCTGCTGACCGCCCCCGCCAAGGTCGGCGGCCGCTCCGCGATGAAGTTCCTCAACGTCGGCGTGGGGCTGATCAGCGGCACCCTCGGCAAGATCTTCGGCGCCCAGCTGCTCACCGACATCCAGACCTTCGTCTCCGCGACCGACTCGATGTTCGGCGGCTTCCGCGAACGCGCCGACCGCACCTACCAACTGCTCAAGGCCGAGGGGACCGCGTTCCTGGTGGTCGCCGCCCCGGAACGGGACGCGCTGCGCGAGGCCGCCTACTTCGTCGACCGGCTGGCCGCCGACGAGATGCCGCTGGCCGGCCTGGTGCTCAACCGGGTGCACTCCACCGGCGCCCCGCAGCTCACCGCCGAACGCGCGCTGGCCGCCGCCGAGGCCCTGGAGGAGAACGGCACGCCGCACGCCACCGTGGCGGCCGAGACGCTGGCCGCCGGGCTGCTGCGGCTGCACGCCGAACGGATGCAGGTCATGACGAGGGAGCGGCGCACCCGCAACCGCTTCGCCTCGGTCTACCCGGACGTGCCGATCGTCGAGGTGGCCGCCCTCCCCGGCGACGTCCACGACCTGGACGGCCTGCGGGCGGTCGGCGAGCTGCTCGGCACCCCCACCGAACAACCTGCCGAAGCACCCGCCGGACCGCGGGAGCCCACCGGGTGA
- a CDS encoding WhiB family transcriptional regulator, whose product MGWVDDWSAQAACRTSDPDELFVQGAAQNRAKAVCSGCPVRTECLADALDNRVEFGVWGGMTERERRALLRRRPTVDSWRRLLETARTEYEESLATGVVLRDYAQAV is encoded by the coding sequence ATGGGCTGGGTGGACGACTGGAGCGCGCAGGCGGCGTGCCGCACGAGCGATCCGGATGAACTGTTCGTGCAGGGGGCGGCGCAGAACCGCGCCAAGGCGGTGTGCAGCGGGTGCCCCGTGCGCACCGAGTGTCTCGCGGACGCGCTCGACAACCGGGTCGAGTTCGGCGTCTGGGGCGGGATGACGGAGCGCGAGCGGCGGGCGCTGCTGCGCCGGCGGCCGACCGTGGACTCCTGGCGCCGGCTGCTGGAGACCGCGCGCACCGAGTACGAGGAGTCGCTGGCGACCGGGGTGGTCCTGCGGGACTACGCCCAGGCGGTCTGA
- a CDS encoding GatB/YqeY domain-containing protein, giving the protein MTTLKEQLQEDLTAAIKARDELRSSTLRLTLSAITSAEVAGEEKRALSDDEVQQVIGREAKKRREAATAFEGAGRAEQAARERAEGEVLAEFLPKQLTDEELAAVVAAAVAESGASGPQGMGAVMKLVRPQVEGKADGGRVAAAVKAALAG; this is encoded by the coding sequence ATGACGACGCTCAAGGAGCAGCTGCAGGAGGACCTCACGGCTGCGATCAAGGCACGGGACGAGCTGCGCTCGTCCACCCTCCGGCTGACGCTGTCCGCGATCACCAGCGCGGAGGTGGCGGGCGAGGAGAAGCGCGCGCTGTCCGACGACGAGGTGCAGCAGGTGATCGGCCGGGAGGCGAAGAAGCGCCGGGAGGCGGCGACCGCCTTCGAGGGCGCCGGCCGGGCCGAGCAGGCGGCGCGGGAGCGGGCCGAGGGCGAGGTGCTGGCCGAGTTCCTGCCGAAGCAGCTGACGGACGAGGAGCTGGCGGCCGTGGTGGCCGCCGCGGTGGCGGAGTCCGGGGCGAGCGGCCCGCAGGGCATGGGCGCCGTGATGAAGCTGGTGCGCCCGCAGGTGGAGGGCAAGGCGGACGGCGGCCGGGTGGCCGCCGCCGTGAAGGCCGCCCTGGCCGGCTGA
- a CDS encoding YDG/SRA domain-containing protein, which yields MAKHLDDVRSAVAGLHIDRSSGQPARHQPITLLWAMGRAATGRARLLPWKDASSDLKRLLKEYGRPGSDPAPQYPFVALRNSGLWQLDGVVGEVPVARGSKLLPWLNSQNPRGGLEGWVYDLLADDPEARRLVTDDLVSRFFEGEAPHGLLRDTLLLGPVFDGFGPVPGVKAGTSFANRAALHRAQVHRPLQGGICGTGENGAESIVVSGGYEDDEDLGDTIIYTGQGGRDERTGQQASDQQLTRGNAALVTSRTAGRPVRVVRGASGDPLHSPASGYRYDGLYLVDDYWSERGQSGHLVWRYRLVKLPDEPLLPGTSLPVPTQPVLPLPVPAGQETLTRVEASFMRIVRSSAVANYVKRAHDFSCQVCGIRLGTPTGAYAEAAHIQGLGRPHNGPDIASNVLCLCPNHHKLFDFGMLAIADDLAITDRSTGQVIGRLREIPAHQIERRFLAYHREHHAPA from the coding sequence ATGGCGAAGCACCTGGACGATGTCCGCTCGGCCGTGGCCGGTCTCCACATCGACCGGTCCTCCGGCCAGCCCGCTCGACACCAGCCGATCACCCTGCTCTGGGCGATGGGCCGGGCAGCAACGGGACGGGCGCGGCTGCTGCCGTGGAAGGACGCCAGCTCCGACCTGAAGCGACTCCTGAAGGAGTACGGTCGCCCTGGGTCCGACCCGGCGCCGCAGTACCCGTTCGTGGCCCTCCGGAACTCGGGCCTGTGGCAACTCGACGGTGTCGTGGGCGAGGTTCCGGTGGCACGGGGCTCGAAGCTGCTGCCCTGGCTGAACTCCCAGAACCCCCGGGGCGGCCTGGAGGGTTGGGTGTACGACCTCCTCGCCGACGACCCGGAGGCGCGGCGTCTGGTGACCGACGATCTGGTGTCCCGGTTCTTCGAGGGCGAGGCCCCGCACGGCCTGCTGCGGGACACCCTGCTGCTGGGTCCGGTGTTCGACGGCTTCGGGCCGGTCCCCGGCGTCAAGGCGGGCACCAGCTTCGCCAACCGTGCGGCGCTTCACCGCGCGCAGGTGCACCGGCCGCTCCAAGGCGGCATCTGCGGGACCGGGGAGAACGGTGCCGAGTCCATCGTCGTGTCGGGTGGGTATGAGGACGACGAGGACCTCGGCGACACGATCATCTACACGGGCCAGGGCGGTCGTGACGAGCGCACCGGACAGCAGGCGTCCGATCAGCAGCTCACCCGGGGGAACGCGGCCCTCGTCACCAGCAGGACGGCGGGACGGCCCGTACGCGTCGTCCGCGGGGCGAGCGGCGATCCACTGCACTCCCCTGCGTCCGGGTACAGGTACGACGGGCTCTACCTCGTCGACGACTACTGGTCCGAACGCGGGCAGTCCGGTCACCTGGTCTGGCGTTACAGGCTGGTCAAGCTGCCCGACGAACCGCTCCTGCCCGGTACGTCCCTCCCCGTTCCGACCCAGCCCGTTCTGCCCCTCCCCGTGCCGGCTGGCCAGGAGACGTTGACGCGCGTCGAGGCGTCGTTCATGCGCATCGTCCGGAGTAGCGCCGTCGCGAACTACGTGAAGCGGGCCCACGATTTCTCCTGCCAGGTGTGCGGCATCCGCCTGGGGACACCGACCGGCGCCTACGCGGAGGCCGCGCACATCCAGGGGCTGGGGCGACCGCACAACGGTCCCGACATCGCCTCGAACGTCCTGTGCCTGTGCCCCAACCACCACAAGCTCTTCGACTTCGGCATGCTGGCCATCGCCGACGACCTGGCGATCACCGACCGGTCCACCGGGCAGGTCATCGGCCGGTTGCGCGAGATTCCTGCCCACCAGATCGAGCGCCGCTTCTTGGCCTACCACCGTGAGCATCACGCCCCGGCCTGA
- a CDS encoding APC family permease translates to MSAADVPSPEGAAAVAGRRVKAVAAPRMTWVTLALMTTSSVASLRSSPTMAVYGLACVFLYVVPAIVFLLPTALVSAELASGWEGGVYNWVAQGLSKPLGFLAVWCQFAMTIFYYPSLLAYVASTIAYVVDPSLASNGLYTAIVIMVLYWTGVWVSSRGTDAVAGLASWGLIIGTLIPGALLVVLGFVFLGQGNGSAAPMSADHLLPAWTGLASLVLIVNNFLSYSGMEMNAVHVSSLKNPGREFPRSMFLAVGLVLLIFILPALAISWVVPADQLSLTAGVMQAFDAFFQYFHIGWLTPLIAVGLVAASLGGMLTWLAGPSKGLLMISRQEGYLPPSLQKLNSHGVQQNILVAQGVVTTAIALMYALIPNVSSVYWIFSVITTQVYLIVYLLMFLAAMRLRRLQPDHPRGYRAPALGVLCVVGLLASAAAMVIGFVPSSQFGGGSVWAYIGIVGGGLLLLGVIVPFGFLKASKPEWRDPAAAAAIEEEAA, encoded by the coding sequence ATGAGCGCGGCGGATGTGCCGAGTCCGGAGGGGGCGGCGGCGGTTGCGGGGAGGCGGGTGAAGGCGGTGGCGGCGCCCAGGATGACCTGGGTGACGTTGGCGCTGATGACGACCAGTTCGGTGGCGAGCCTGCGGTCGTCGCCGACGATGGCGGTGTACGGGCTGGCGTGCGTGTTCCTGTACGTGGTGCCGGCGATCGTGTTCCTGCTGCCGACGGCGCTGGTCTCGGCGGAGCTGGCGTCGGGCTGGGAGGGCGGGGTCTACAACTGGGTGGCCCAGGGGCTGTCGAAGCCGTTGGGGTTCCTGGCGGTGTGGTGCCAGTTCGCGATGACGATCTTCTACTACCCGAGCCTGCTGGCGTACGTGGCCAGCACGATCGCGTACGTGGTGGACCCGAGTCTGGCCAGCAACGGGCTGTACACCGCGATCGTGATCATGGTGCTGTACTGGACCGGCGTGTGGGTGTCCTCGCGCGGGACGGACGCGGTGGCGGGCCTGGCGTCCTGGGGGCTGATCATCGGGACGCTGATCCCGGGCGCGCTGCTGGTGGTGCTGGGCTTCGTGTTCCTGGGGCAGGGCAACGGCTCGGCGGCGCCGATGTCGGCGGACCACCTGCTGCCGGCCTGGACCGGCCTGGCGAGCCTGGTGCTGATCGTCAACAACTTCCTGAGCTACTCGGGCATGGAGATGAACGCGGTGCACGTCTCCTCGCTGAAGAACCCGGGCCGGGAGTTCCCGCGCTCGATGTTCCTGGCGGTCGGCCTGGTGCTGCTGATCTTCATCCTGCCCGCGCTGGCGATCAGCTGGGTGGTGCCGGCCGACCAGCTGTCGCTGACGGCGGGCGTGATGCAGGCGTTCGACGCGTTCTTCCAGTACTTCCACATCGGCTGGCTGACGCCGCTGATCGCGGTCGGCCTGGTCGCGGCCTCGCTGGGCGGCATGCTGACCTGGCTGGCCGGCCCGTCGAAGGGCCTGCTGATGATCTCCCGGCAGGAGGGCTACCTGCCGCCCTCGCTGCAGAAGCTGAACAGCCACGGGGTGCAGCAGAACATCCTGGTCGCGCAGGGCGTGGTGACCACGGCCATCGCGCTGATGTACGCGCTGATCCCGAACGTCTCCAGCGTGTACTGGATCTTCTCGGTGATCACCACGCAGGTGTACCTGATCGTCTACCTGCTGATGTTCCTGGCGGCGATGCGGCTGCGCCGGCTTCAGCCGGACCACCCGCGCGGCTACCGCGCCCCGGCGCTGGGGGTGCTGTGCGTGGTGGGCCTGCTGGCCTCGGCGGCGGCGATGGTGATCGGGTTCGTGCCGTCCTCGCAGTTCGGCGGCGGCAGTGTCTGGGCGTACATCGGGATCGTCGGCGGCGGTCTGCTGCTGCTGGGCGTGATCGTCCCGTTCGGCTTCCTGAAGGCCAGCAAGCCCGAGTGGCGCGACCCGGCGGCGGCGGCGGCCATCGAGGAGGAGGCGGCGTGA
- a CDS encoding dipeptidase, producing the protein MSTDTELAARIAALMPRAKRDLAELVAIPSVADPRQQPPEKCREAAEWVAAAFTEAGLRDVRLAETPDGSHAVLGHRPPPPGAPTVLLYCHYDVQPPLDDSAWTTPPFELTERDGRWYGRGTADCKGNVVMHLTALRALGDDLPVGIKLVAEGSEEQGTGGLEAYVPQHPEDLHADVLLVCDTGNAAVGVPTATTSLRGLANVVVTVRTLASDMHSGMFGGPAPDALAALIRTLDSLRDAEGGTRIDGLENGGTWEGVGYDEQQFRADAGVLEGVGLTGSGTVADRLWARPAVTVLGIDCAPVVGSAAAIPGTARARVSLRVPPGMDPGAAQDALTAHLVAAAPWGARVTVEPESKGSPFKAATDGAAYGALDRAAREVYGKPLSFLGQGGSIPLCNVLAAQYPESELILMGVEEPRCLIHAPNESVDPSEIEHMARVEALFLRHYAAAARR; encoded by the coding sequence ATGAGCACCGACACCGAACTCGCCGCCCGGATCGCGGCGTTGATGCCGCGGGCGAAGCGGGACCTGGCCGAGCTGGTCGCCATCCCCTCGGTCGCCGACCCGCGGCAGCAGCCGCCGGAGAAGTGCCGGGAGGCCGCCGAGTGGGTGGCCGCCGCGTTCACCGAGGCCGGCCTGCGGGACGTCCGGCTGGCGGAGACCCCGGACGGCAGCCACGCCGTCCTCGGGCACCGCCCGCCGCCGCCCGGCGCGCCGACCGTGCTGCTGTACTGCCACTACGACGTGCAGCCGCCGCTGGACGACTCCGCCTGGACCACGCCCCCGTTCGAGCTGACCGAGCGGGACGGGCGCTGGTACGGGCGCGGCACCGCGGACTGCAAGGGCAACGTCGTCATGCACCTCACCGCGCTGCGGGCGCTCGGCGACGACCTGCCGGTCGGGATCAAGCTGGTCGCGGAGGGCTCGGAGGAGCAGGGCACCGGCGGCCTGGAGGCGTACGTCCCGCAGCATCCGGAGGACCTGCACGCGGACGTGCTGCTGGTGTGCGACACCGGCAACGCGGCGGTCGGGGTGCCGACCGCGACCACCTCGCTGCGCGGCCTGGCGAACGTCGTGGTGACGGTGCGGACGCTGGCGTCGGACATGCACTCCGGGATGTTCGGCGGCCCCGCCCCGGACGCGCTGGCCGCGCTGATCCGAACCCTCGACTCGCTGCGCGACGCCGAGGGCGGCACCCGGATCGACGGGCTGGAGAACGGCGGGACCTGGGAGGGCGTCGGCTACGACGAGCAGCAGTTCCGCGCGGACGCGGGCGTGCTGGAGGGCGTCGGCCTGACCGGCTCAGGGACGGTCGCGGACCGGCTGTGGGCCCGTCCGGCGGTGACGGTGCTGGGCATCGACTGCGCGCCGGTGGTCGGCTCGGCGGCGGCGATCCCCGGCACCGCCCGGGCCCGGGTCAGTCTGCGGGTACCGCCCGGCATGGACCCGGGCGCCGCGCAGGACGCGCTGACCGCGCACCTGGTGGCGGCGGCGCCGTGGGGCGCGCGGGTCACGGTGGAGCCGGAGTCGAAGGGCTCGCCGTTCAAGGCCGCCACCGACGGCGCGGCGTACGGGGCGCTCGACCGGGCCGCGCGGGAGGTCTACGGGAAGCCGCTGTCCTTCCTCGGGCAGGGCGGGTCGATCCCGCTGTGCAACGTGCTGGCGGCGCAGTACCCGGAGTCGGAGCTCATCCTGATGGGGGTGGAGGAACCGCGCTGCCTGATCCACGCGCCCAACGAGAGCGTGGACCCGTCCGAGATCGAGCACATGGCCCGGGTGGAGGCGCTGTTCCTGCGCCACTACGCGGCCGCCGCCCGCCGCTGA
- a CDS encoding aminopeptidase P family protein: protein MPEPFTTADFQARMARAATAAADAGLAGLVVTPGPDLAYLTGYRPTATTERLTALVIAAGAEPVLLVPKLERPDAEAAPGAEAVRMADWTDGSDPYAALAPNLDGRGRYGISDNAWAMHLLGLQQALPGSSYAALTDVLPMLRAVKDHDELERLAAAGAAADLAYGEILGMPFVGRTENQVAADLAALLIKHGHSQVDFTVVGSGPNGANPHHEAGERLIRRGDTVVLDFGGLKDGYGSDTTRTVFVGTEPPAEVLAVHDLVRRAQQAAFDAVAPGMTCQDIDRVARKVITDGGYGEYFIHRVGHGIGLTTHEPPYLVEGETQPLVPGMCFSIEPGVYLPGKFGVRIEDIVTVTEDGGLRFNGTPHELAFVN from the coding sequence ATGCCCGAGCCGTTCACCACCGCCGACTTCCAGGCCCGGATGGCCCGCGCCGCGACCGCCGCCGCGGACGCCGGGCTGGCCGGACTGGTCGTCACCCCGGGCCCCGACCTGGCCTACCTGACCGGCTACCGGCCCACCGCGACGACCGAGCGGCTGACCGCCCTGGTGATCGCGGCCGGAGCCGAACCGGTCCTGCTGGTACCGAAGTTGGAGCGCCCGGACGCCGAGGCGGCACCGGGCGCGGAGGCCGTCCGGATGGCCGACTGGACGGACGGCTCCGACCCGTACGCGGCGCTCGCGCCGAACCTGGACGGCCGCGGCCGGTACGGGATCTCCGACAACGCCTGGGCGATGCACCTGCTCGGACTCCAGCAGGCGCTGCCGGGCAGCTCGTACGCGGCGCTGACCGACGTGCTGCCGATGCTGCGGGCGGTGAAGGACCACGACGAGCTGGAGCGGCTGGCCGCGGCCGGGGCGGCGGCCGACCTGGCGTACGGGGAGATCCTGGGGATGCCCTTCGTCGGGCGGACCGAGAACCAGGTGGCCGCCGACCTGGCCGCGCTGCTGATCAAGCACGGGCACAGCCAGGTCGACTTCACCGTGGTCGGCTCCGGGCCGAACGGGGCGAACCCGCACCACGAGGCCGGGGAGCGGCTGATCCGGCGCGGCGACACCGTGGTGCTGGACTTCGGCGGGCTGAAGGACGGCTACGGCTCCGACACCACCCGCACCGTCTTCGTCGGCACCGAGCCGCCCGCGGAGGTGCTCGCCGTCCACGACCTGGTGCGGCGGGCCCAGCAGGCCGCGTTCGACGCCGTCGCGCCCGGGATGACCTGCCAGGACATCGACCGGGTCGCCCGGAAGGTGATCACCGACGGAGGGTACGGCGAGTACTTCATCCACCGGGTCGGCCACGGCATCGGGCTCACCACCCACGAGCCGCCGTACCTGGTCGAGGGCGAGACCCAGCCGCTGGTGCCCGGGATGTGCTTCTCGATCGAGCCGGGGGTCTACCTGCCGGGGAAGTTCGGCGTCCGGATCGAGGACATCGTGACCGTCACCGAGGACGGCGGGCTGCGGTTCAACGGCACGCCGCACGAACTGGCCTTCGTGAACTGA
- a CDS encoding LysR family transcriptional regulator: MELRQLEYFVAVAEERNFTRAAERVHISQSGVSAQIRQLERELGAELFDRSARVVTLTVAGKAALEHARQALAAARAVGQAVGEVTDLVRGSLRLGMVAGCTLTPLFDGLAAFHRAHPGVELALLEDDSEHLTEAVRSGALDLALIGRPAPVPDGLDAHVVVSEPLVAAVPPGHPLLDGGGDGDGGEDGPTLAELLTHPLVCMPRGTGLRAVLDRDCAARGLTPRIVLEAGAATAIADLAVRGLGVAVLSRSMAAAFPALVPVPVRGLTTPALLALVNRPSPPPALRALLSALRRAFQLSA; this comes from the coding sequence ATGGAACTGAGGCAGCTGGAGTACTTCGTCGCGGTCGCCGAGGAGCGCAACTTCACCCGGGCCGCCGAGCGGGTGCACATCAGCCAGTCCGGGGTGAGCGCCCAGATCCGGCAGCTGGAACGGGAGTTGGGCGCCGAGCTGTTCGACCGCTCGGCCCGGGTGGTGACGCTCACGGTGGCGGGCAAGGCGGCGCTGGAGCACGCCCGGCAGGCGCTGGCCGCGGCCCGCGCGGTGGGGCAGGCGGTCGGCGAGGTCACCGACCTGGTCCGCGGCAGCCTGCGCCTGGGCATGGTCGCGGGCTGCACCCTCACCCCGCTCTTCGACGGCCTGGCCGCCTTCCACCGGGCCCACCCCGGCGTCGAACTCGCCCTGCTGGAGGACGACTCCGAGCACCTCACCGAGGCCGTCCGCTCCGGCGCCCTCGACCTCGCCCTGATCGGCCGCCCCGCGCCCGTGCCCGACGGCCTGGACGCGCACGTGGTGGTCAGCGAACCCCTGGTCGCCGCCGTCCCGCCCGGCCACCCCCTGCTGGACGGGGGCGGGGACGGGGACGGCGGCGAGGACGGCCCCACCCTCGCCGAACTGCTCACCCACCCGCTGGTCTGCATGCCCCGGGGCACCGGCCTGCGCGCCGTCCTGGACCGGGACTGCGCCGCCCGCGGCCTGACCCCCCGGATCGTCCTGGAGGCCGGCGCCGCCACCGCGATCGCCGACCTGGCCGTCCGGGGCCTGGGCGTGGCCGTGCTCAGCCGCTCGATGGCCGCGGCCTTCCCGGCCCTGGTCCCCGTCCCGGTCCGCGGCCTGACCACCCCGGCGCTGCTCGCCCTGGTCAACCGCCCGTCCCCGCCCCCGGCCCTGCGCGCCCTGCTCTCCGCGCTGCGCCGCGCCTTCCAGCTCTCGGCGTGA
- a CDS encoding YybH family protein, producing the protein MRPEDLTRLFVERSNAGDAAGVAALYEEDAVMAYPPGQLTVGRAAIQALWERVLAHRPQFTPEPPLPTLAADGIALTATPPKDGAGARAQVVRRQPDGSWLRLLDQPEFQRPDGEGEG; encoded by the coding sequence ATGCGGCCCGAGGACCTGACCCGACTGTTCGTGGAGCGCTCCAACGCGGGCGACGCCGCCGGGGTGGCCGCGCTGTACGAGGAGGACGCGGTGATGGCCTACCCGCCCGGGCAGTTGACGGTCGGCCGGGCCGCGATCCAGGCGCTCTGGGAGCGGGTCCTCGCCCACCGGCCGCAGTTCACGCCCGAACCGCCGCTGCCCACGCTGGCCGCGGACGGCATCGCACTGACCGCCACCCCGCCCAAGGACGGCGCCGGGGCCCGCGCCCAGGTGGTGCGGCGGCAGCCGGACGGCAGTTGGCTGCGGCTGCTGGACCAGCCGGAGTTCCAGCGTCCGGACGGCGAGGGCGAGGGCTGA
- a CDS encoding L,D-transpeptidase, which produces MRRVSMMGAVLSGVLLLAACSAGGGGGVDTGAGGDSGGAGRGGESGSARAKASAAVLSIEPGDGAKDVAPGAVKVSVATGKLTGVTVTDQEGKPVEGALAPDGLTWAPVTGGLSVGSTYRVNAEATDADGVATAATSTFSTLVPKKTTKVEDNVVTGQDFGVGMIISVDFGGVKVKNKAAVEQAIVVEASDGTQVRGHWFENDTRLDLRPAEYWKPGTTVQVHLRTKSVELAPGVYGATQRDEHFTIARSRISEVDAAAHLMVVKEDGKPDQTIPIVAGTDDNPSWNGTMVISAKSRMQRMTSEGQVGLKGPGYDTVDPHAMRLTSSGTYLHGNPEARGVAGHGNISHGCIGIPDTPEGDENSPAGKVYAASKIGDVVIVRNSVKKQPLDPANGLSGWTLPWSQW; this is translated from the coding sequence GTGCGACGGGTTTCGATGATGGGCGCGGTGCTGAGCGGGGTGCTGCTGCTGGCCGCGTGCAGTGCCGGCGGGGGCGGGGGCGTGGACACCGGTGCCGGGGGTGACTCCGGCGGGGCGGGCCGGGGCGGGGAGAGCGGTTCGGCGCGGGCGAAGGCGTCGGCGGCCGTGCTGTCGATCGAGCCGGGGGACGGCGCGAAGGACGTGGCCCCGGGGGCGGTCAAGGTCTCGGTGGCGACCGGCAAGCTGACCGGCGTCACCGTCACCGACCAGGAGGGCAAGCCGGTCGAGGGCGCCCTCGCCCCCGACGGCCTCACCTGGGCCCCGGTCACCGGCGGCCTCTCGGTCGGCTCGACCTACCGGGTGAACGCCGAGGCCACCGACGCCGACGGCGTGGCCACCGCCGCCACCAGCACCTTCAGCACCCTCGTCCCCAAGAAGACCACCAAGGTCGAGGACAACGTGGTGACCGGCCAGGACTTCGGCGTCGGCATGATCATCTCGGTCGACTTCGGCGGCGTGAAGGTCAAGAACAAGGCGGCGGTCGAGCAGGCCATCGTGGTCGAGGCCTCCGACGGCACCCAGGTCAGGGGCCACTGGTTCGAGAACGACACCCGGCTCGACCTGCGCCCCGCCGAGTACTGGAAGCCCGGCACCACCGTCCAGGTCCACCTGCGCACCAAGAGCGTGGAACTGGCACCCGGCGTGTACGGCGCGACCCAGCGCGACGAGCACTTCACCATCGCCCGCTCCCGGATCAGCGAGGTCGACGCCGCCGCCCACCTGATGGTGGTCAAGGAGGACGGCAAGCCCGACCAGACCATCCCGATCGTCGCCGGCACCGACGACAACCCGTCCTGGAACGGCACCATGGTCATCTCGGCCAAGAGCCGGATGCAGAGGATGACCTCCGAGGGGCAGGTCGGTCTCAAGGGCCCCGGCTACGACACGGTGGACCCGCACGCGATGCGCCTGACCTCCTCCGGCACCTACCTGCACGGCAACCCGGAAGCCCGGGGGGTGGCCGGCCACGGGAACATCAGCCACGGCTGCATCGGCATCCCCGACACCCCGGAGGGCGACGAGAACTCCCCCGCCGGCAAGGTCTACGCCGCCTCGAAGATCGGCGACGTCGTGATCGTCCGGAACTCCGTCAAGAAGCAGCCGCTCGACCCGGCGAACGGCCTCAGCGGCTGGACCCTGCCCTGGTCGCAGTGGTGA